The following proteins are encoded in a genomic region of Syntrophotaleaceae bacterium:
- a CDS encoding metal ABC transporter permease, giving the protein MENFFDALFTQTFMQNALVGGLLAAVACGIAGAYVVVKRIGYMAGGIAHAVLGGMGLAYFLGRSPVTGAIITAIVAALIIGWVGLYWRQQEDTAISALWAVGMAAGVLLISATPGYTVDLMSYLFGNILMIPRENLYLIFGLDLAIVIFVVLFYKQLLAVSFDEEFAELRQVRVKLFSLLLLCLVALTVVILIQVVGLILVIALLALPAAIAGQFVHSLGKIMLVAMALGALFTTGGLAFSYQYDLPSGAATVLLTGLVYLLAIIGQAVWNKLQVDRRVKGEG; this is encoded by the coding sequence ATGGAAAATTTTTTCGACGCCCTCTTCACCCAGACCTTTATGCAGAATGCCCTGGTCGGAGGTCTGCTGGCCGCCGTCGCCTGCGGTATCGCCGGCGCCTATGTCGTGGTCAAACGGATCGGCTACATGGCCGGCGGTATCGCCCACGCAGTCCTCGGTGGCATGGGCCTGGCCTATTTCCTGGGCCGCAGCCCGGTGACCGGGGCCATCATCACCGCCATTGTCGCCGCCCTGATCATCGGCTGGGTAGGTCTCTACTGGCGCCAGCAGGAGGATACCGCCATCAGCGCCCTCTGGGCCGTTGGCATGGCCGCCGGCGTCCTGCTCATTTCCGCCACCCCCGGCTATACGGTGGATCTGATGAGCTACCTTTTCGGCAACATCCTGATGATTCCCCGCGAAAATCTTTACCTGATCTTCGGTCTCGACCTGGCCATCGTGATTTTCGTCGTGCTTTTCTACAAACAGCTGCTGGCAGTCTCCTTCGACGAAGAATTCGCTGAACTGCGCCAGGTGCGGGTCAAACTTTTTTCCCTGCTGCTGCTCTGTCTTGTGGCCCTGACCGTGGTCATCCTGATCCAGGTGGTCGGCCTGATCCTGGTCATTGCCCTGCTCGCCCTGCCGGCCGCCATCGCCGGCCAGTTCGTCCACTCCCTCGGCAAAATAATGCTCGTCGCCATGGCCCTCGGCGCCCTTTTCACCACCGGGGGGCTGGCCTTCTCCTACCAGTACGACCTCCCCTCCGGCGCCGCCACCGTCCTCCTCACCGGCCTCGTCTACCTGTTGGCCATCATCGGGCAGGCCGTGTGGAATAAATTGCAGGTGGATCGTCGGGTGAAGGGTGAAGGGTGA